From one Sciurus carolinensis chromosome 9, mSciCar1.2, whole genome shotgun sequence genomic stretch:
- the Cep19 gene encoding centrosomal protein of 19 kDa — translation MMCTAKKCGVRFQPPAIILIYENEIKGKSRQRIMPVRNFSKFSDCTRAAEQLKNNPRHKSYLEQVSLKQLKKLFTFLRGYLWGQSLAETMEQIQRETTIDPEEDLNKLDDKELAKRKSIMDELFEKNQKKKDDPNFVYDIVVEFPQDEQLQSCGWDTESADEF, via the exons ATGATGTGCACTGCCAAGAAATGTGGAGTTAGATTCCAGCCTCCAGCTATTATCttaatttatgaaaatgaaatcaaaggaAAGAGTCGCCAGCGCATCATGCCAGTTCgaaatttttcaaagttttcag ATTGCACAAGAGCTGCTGAACAATTAAAGAATAATCCACGACACAAGAGTTATCTGGAACAAGTATCCCTGAAGCAGCTGAAGAAGTTATTCACTTTTTTACGAGGTTACTTGTGGGGACAGAGTTTGGCAGAAACGATGGAACAAATTCAACGGGAAACAACCATTGATCCTGAGGAAGACCTGAACAAACTAGATGACAAGGAGCTTGCCAAAAGGAAGAGCATCATGGATGAACTTTttgagaaaaatcagaagaagaaagatgatCCAAATTTTGTATATGACATTGTGGTTGAATTCCCACAGGATGAACAACTGCAGTCCTGTGGCTGGGACACAGAGTCAGCTGATGAGTTCTGA